A genomic stretch from Pseudophryne corroboree isolate aPseCor3 unplaced genomic scaffold, aPseCor3.hap2 scaffold_2344, whole genome shotgun sequence includes:
- the LOC135010429 gene encoding uncharacterized protein LOC135010429, with product MSKDKQTRSAPSPTPSDLSLHSNEEWEPTQEADTTDQASSDQPRSSRAHEKSKKKPSRKARSQPEEQSEEEASGEDAGQKKPRGPRYTEAENCTLVDCVDRSYDVLYGLRAQTTAAKVKRNIWESIASQVTAISGNRRSTRNCLKRYSDCRRQTKKKMGIQRRHETATGGGPALNLKWLPWENVIRRRMNPAMVEGVRGGVDSSRPAGFPQEEEPPRRRRKAGDQPSKGGLMTDLPRGHHLRTGHRQRTDRHLCSRHRQQRADHQLRRKHRDHTDRHLCATVRHRAVGHLCTRRRQRTDYHLCARHRRRPHHKMGAKLQLLRAGHHQTVVSPGALGL from the exons atgtcaaaggacaagcagacccgatccgccccttcccccaccccctcggatctatccctgcatagcaatgaggagtgggagccaacccaggaggcggatacgaccgaccaggcatctagtgaccagccgcggtcgtcaagggcccatgagaagtccaagaaaaagcctagtagaaag gcaagaagccagccagaggagcagtcggaggaggaagcctctggtgaagatgcaggacagaaaaagccgcgtggacccagatacactgaggcggaaaactgtaccctagtggattgcgtcgacaggtcctacgacgttttgtatggactaagggcacagaccacagcagctaaggtaaagcggaacatctgggaatccatcgccagtcaagtcactgcaatatctggaaaccgccggagcaccagaaattgcttgaagcggtacagtgattgccgcagacagaccaagaagaagatggggattcagcgccgacatgagacagctacgggaggtggcccggctctcaatctgaagtggctaccctgggagaacgttattagaaggcgcatgaaccctgccatggtcgaaggagttcgcggaggtgtggactccagccgtcctgccggctttccccaggaggaagaaccgcccagaagacggaggaaggcgggagaccagccgtccaaaggaggtctgatg acagacctgcccagaggacatcacctgcgcacaggacatcgccagcgcacggaccgtcacctgtgcagcaggcatcggcagcagcgcgcggaccatcaactgcgccgcaagcatcgcgatcacacagatcgtcacctgtgcgccacagttcgtcatcgcgcagttggtcacctgtgcaccagacgacgtcagcgcacagactatcacctgtgcgccagacaccgtcggcgaccacaccacaagatgggcgccaaactacagctcctgcgcgcaggccatcaccagaccgtcgtctctccaggagctctgggactgtga